From Permianibacter aggregans, a single genomic window includes:
- a CDS encoding WD40/YVTN/BNR-like repeat-containing protein, whose translation MPRTTHKLLTLLFTALLPLTVAQAAEEKDPAKEAAALYQGMAWRGIGPAFMSGRIADIAIDAQNENRWFVAVGSGGVWRTENNGVTWKPVFDNENSYSIGAVTIDPNNPHTIWVGTGENVGGRHVGFGDGVYRSVDGGESWKNLGLKNSGHISKILVHPKDSNIVWVAAQGPLWSKGGERGLFKTTDGGKNWKQVLGDKEWVGVTDIAIDPRDPDRLYAATWQRHRNVAAYIGSGPGSGLHRSQDGGETWEKLSKGLPEQQMGKIGLAMSPQQPDVLYAAIELERRTGAVYRSTDRGSSWEKRSDTVAGATGPHYYQELYASPHAFDRIYLADARMQVSDDGGKTFRRINEKLKHPDNHALAFKKSDPNYLLIGTDGGLYESFDLEKHWRFIPNLPVTQYYKVAVDDAKPFYNVFGGTQDNGTHGGPSRTLHPHGISNDDWSMILFADGHQPATEPGNPDIVYGEFQRGHLFRIDRKSGEVMLIQPQAKIGEPAERYNWDAPILVSSHDPKRIYFASQRVWRSDNRGDQWVAISGDLTKNQERLALPIMGSTQSWDSSWDLLAMSTYNTITSLAESPKQEGLLYAGTDDGRIQVTEDGGKNWRKIDVSALPGVPDTAFVNDIKADLFDADTVYVALDNHKFGDFKPYLLKSSNRGKSWTSISNNLPDRHLVWRIVQDHVKQELLFAATEFGVFFSVNAGKQWTELNGGAPTIAFRDLAIQRRENDLVAASFGRGFFVLDDYRALREINENLLKSEAHLFTPREALWYIPKAKYDFDDKPGFQGSSFYTAPNPPDGALFRYYLKEEFKTAKAARQEQEKTAREKKQAIGFPGWPAVEQEALETEPQLVLTIRHPEGEVVRRVQAKNKKGLQTINWDMRYAPMDVLGLQKKAAMDDSPTPGMLAAPGSYQASLSIEQNGKVRQLGAPVTFRITPLNNNALPGAQPEDVVKFYQRVRMAQRTISANMTALSSQQERFDGIREALQHSQREPGALDQEWAQISRQFDELVSQWSGSEVRNQIGEQGIVTVSDQLGTLMMATMFSTYGPTPMHIGVMNDVEQRLAVLQPQTKTMLEQTLPAFEKKLLEAKAPWVKGQELP comes from the coding sequence ATGCCTCGCACCACACATAAGCTGTTGACACTGTTGTTCACTGCCCTGCTGCCCTTGACGGTGGCTCAAGCGGCAGAGGAGAAAGACCCAGCCAAGGAGGCGGCGGCACTTTATCAAGGCATGGCTTGGCGCGGTATCGGCCCGGCGTTCATGTCCGGCCGAATTGCTGATATCGCCATTGACGCGCAGAACGAAAACCGCTGGTTTGTCGCCGTCGGTTCTGGCGGCGTTTGGCGCACCGAGAACAACGGCGTTACCTGGAAGCCGGTGTTCGATAACGAGAACTCCTATTCGATTGGCGCGGTAACGATTGATCCGAACAATCCGCATACGATTTGGGTTGGCACCGGCGAGAACGTGGGTGGCCGCCATGTTGGTTTCGGTGATGGAGTTTATCGCTCAGTTGATGGCGGCGAAAGCTGGAAGAATCTTGGCCTGAAGAATTCCGGGCATATCTCAAAAATCCTTGTTCACCCGAAAGACAGCAACATTGTTTGGGTAGCGGCGCAAGGTCCGCTGTGGTCGAAAGGCGGTGAACGCGGTTTGTTCAAAACCACCGACGGCGGCAAAAACTGGAAACAGGTGCTCGGTGATAAAGAATGGGTCGGCGTTACTGATATCGCCATTGACCCGCGCGATCCGGATCGGCTTTACGCGGCAACCTGGCAACGTCATCGCAACGTTGCTGCTTATATCGGTAGCGGTCCCGGTAGCGGCCTGCACCGCTCGCAAGATGGCGGCGAAACCTGGGAGAAATTGAGCAAGGGTTTGCCAGAACAGCAGATGGGCAAAATTGGTTTGGCAATGTCACCGCAACAACCGGATGTGTTGTATGCCGCGATTGAACTGGAACGTCGCACTGGCGCCGTCTATCGTTCAACGGATCGCGGCAGCTCCTGGGAAAAGCGTTCTGACACCGTCGCGGGTGCTACCGGTCCGCATTACTATCAGGAACTGTACGCCAGCCCGCATGCGTTTGATCGCATTTATTTGGCCGACGCCCGCATGCAGGTTTCCGATGATGGTGGCAAAACCTTCCGGCGCATCAATGAAAAACTGAAGCATCCGGACAATCACGCGCTGGCATTCAAGAAAAGTGATCCAAATTATTTGTTGATTGGCACGGATGGCGGCTTGTATGAAAGTTTTGATTTGGAAAAGCACTGGCGCTTCATTCCCAACCTGCCAGTAACGCAGTATTACAAAGTCGCCGTTGATGATGCCAAACCGTTTTACAACGTGTTCGGCGGCACTCAGGACAACGGCACGCATGGTGGCCCTTCGCGCACCTTGCATCCGCACGGTATCAGCAATGATGACTGGTCGATGATTCTGTTTGCTGACGGTCATCAACCGGCGACCGAACCGGGCAATCCCGATATCGTTTATGGTGAATTTCAGCGCGGCCATTTGTTCCGCATTGATCGCAAAAGTGGCGAAGTGATGCTGATTCAACCGCAAGCGAAAATTGGCGAACCGGCCGAGCGCTACAACTGGGATGCGCCGATTCTGGTCAGCTCGCATGATCCGAAACGCATTTATTTTGCTTCGCAAAGAGTCTGGCGTTCCGATAATCGTGGTGACCAATGGGTGGCAATTTCCGGTGACCTGACCAAAAACCAGGAACGACTGGCGCTGCCGATCATGGGCAGCACGCAAAGCTGGGACAGCTCCTGGGATCTGTTGGCGATGTCGACTTACAACACGATTACTTCACTGGCTGAATCACCGAAGCAGGAGGGCCTGCTCTACGCCGGTACCGATGATGGCCGCATTCAGGTCACCGAAGATGGCGGCAAAAATTGGCGCAAGATTGACGTCAGCGCTCTGCCGGGTGTGCCGGATACCGCTTTCGTCAACGACATCAAAGCCGATTTGTTTGATGCCGATACCGTTTATGTCGCGCTCGACAATCACAAGTTCGGCGATTTCAAACCGTATTTGCTGAAAAGCTCGAACCGCGGCAAGAGCTGGACATCAATCAGCAATAACTTACCGGACCGGCATCTGGTCTGGCGTATTGTGCAGGATCATGTGAAACAGGAATTACTGTTTGCGGCAACGGAATTTGGTGTGTTTTTCAGCGTCAATGCCGGCAAGCAATGGACCGAACTGAATGGTGGTGCACCGACGATTGCGTTCCGCGATCTGGCCATTCAGCGCCGCGAAAATGATTTGGTCGCGGCTTCATTTGGCCGCGGATTTTTCGTGCTCGACGATTACCGGGCATTGCGCGAAATCAATGAAAACCTGTTGAAGTCGGAAGCGCATTTGTTCACACCAAGGGAAGCACTGTGGTACATCCCGAAAGCCAAATACGACTTTGATGACAAGCCGGGCTTTCAGGGCTCGAGTTTTTACACGGCACCGAATCCGCCGGATGGTGCGTTGTTCCGCTACTACCTGAAAGAAGAGTTCAAAACCGCGAAAGCGGCGCGTCAGGAACAGGAAAAAACCGCACGTGAGAAAAAGCAGGCGATCGGTTTTCCTGGTTGGCCGGCAGTTGAACAGGAAGCACTCGAAACTGAGCCGCAACTGGTGCTGACCATTCGCCATCCGGAAGGTGAAGTGGTGCGCCGTGTTCAGGCAAAAAACAAAAAAGGTTTGCAAACCATCAACTGGGATATGCGCTACGCGCCAATGGATGTACTGGGTCTGCAAAAGAAAGCGGCAATGGACGACAGCCCGACACCGGGCATGCTCGCTGCGCCCGGTAGCTATCAGGCCAGTTTGAGCATTGAACAGAACGGCAAGGTGCGACAGCTTGGTGCACCAGTGACGTTCCGGATAACGCCGCTTAATAACAACGCCCTTCCGGGCGCGCAGCCGGAAGACGTCGTTAAGTTCTATCAGCGTGTGCGTATGGCGCAGCGAACCATCAGCGCCAATATGACCGCGCTGAGCAGTCAGCAAGAACGTTTCGATGGCATTCGCGAAGCCTTGCAACACAGTCAGCGCGAACCGGGAGCACTCGATCAGGAATGGGCGCAGATCAGCCGTCAGTTTGATGAGCTGGTCAGCCAGTGGAGTGGCAGCGAAGTGCGCAATCAGATCGGCGAGCAAGGCATCGTCACCGTCAGCGATCAATTAGGCACGTTGATGATGGCAACGATGTTCAGCACTTATGGCCCGACACCGATGCATATCGGCGTCATGAATGATGTCGAGCAGCGTCTGGCCGTATTGCAGCCGCAAACCAAAACGATGCTGGAACAAACGCTGCCGGCATTCGAGAAGAAATTGCTGGAAGCGAAAGCACCATGGGTAAAAGGTCAGGAATTGCCCTGA
- a CDS encoding GNAT family N-acetyltransferase gives MKITFRPAEQQDLPALVGMLADDKLGATREDLATPLNAAYLSAFHAINADPNNELIVADLAGQPVGMLQLTFIPYLTHTGSWRCLIEGVRIHQAYRSKGLGQQLLRWAIERARQRHCRLVQLTTDKQRPDAMHFYQGLGFSPLTQA, from the coding sequence ATGAAGATCACCTTCCGGCCAGCCGAGCAACAGGACTTGCCAGCACTGGTTGGCATGCTCGCCGATGACAAATTGGGCGCAACCAGAGAAGACTTGGCAACGCCATTGAATGCTGCCTATTTATCGGCGTTCCATGCCATCAACGCTGATCCAAATAATGAATTAATCGTTGCCGATTTGGCCGGACAACCAGTTGGCATGCTGCAGTTGACCTTTATCCCCTACCTGACCCACACCGGTTCCTGGCGCTGCCTGATCGAGGGCGTCAGAATTCATCAAGCGTATCGCAGCAAGGGGCTCGGTCAGCAGCTGCTGCGCTGGGCCATTGAGCGTGCCAGGCAAAGGCATTGCCGTCTCGTACAACTGACCACCGACAAGCAGCGACCGGACGCCATGCATTTTTATCAAGGCTTGGGCTTTTCGCCTCTCACGCAGGCATGA
- a CDS encoding methyl-accepting chemotaxis protein — translation MLIVLACGVGMRSSGRLGELANDVSGQLLPSVNPVLEADRDLYQALTAELGMVTSSGERAALEKAHLENLQQAAERIEKAADLHPDHREIQAEHKNFTRAFQQWKATSLAIINGQRDAETLSRANSEFETARDSIDRMTGLTMGVAVEADKQVNDTRATSQATQLTLMIIGLAVCLVLAVFFPRMILGPLNTLPNRLQQISHGNGDLTQRVEVHSRDELGKLAEAFDEFVAKLLQTISRIVKHSNDLSAAAGSLSGITSRTDTLIHDQHQATELVATAVNEMAATLNPFAASPNKVPTTPRPAPIPANPCSNWRRPCT, via the coding sequence ATGTTGATTGTCCTGGCCTGTGGGGTAGGCATGCGCAGCAGCGGCCGGCTCGGAGAGCTGGCCAACGACGTTTCCGGCCAGCTGTTACCAAGCGTTAATCCGGTGCTGGAAGCTGACCGCGACTTGTATCAGGCGCTGACCGCCGAGCTGGGAATGGTTACCAGCAGCGGTGAACGGGCCGCATTGGAAAAAGCACATCTGGAAAACCTCCAGCAAGCGGCTGAACGCATCGAAAAGGCGGCCGACCTGCACCCGGACCATCGCGAAATTCAAGCCGAACACAAAAACTTCACACGCGCCTTTCAACAATGGAAAGCCACATCGTTGGCCATCATCAATGGGCAGCGTGACGCGGAAACCTTGTCGCGCGCCAACAGCGAGTTCGAAACCGCCCGCGACAGTATCGACAGAATGACCGGCTTGACCATGGGTGTCGCCGTCGAAGCCGATAAACAAGTCAACGACACACGTGCTACCAGCCAGGCAACACAGTTGACGCTGATGATCATCGGTCTGGCCGTTTGCTTGGTGCTCGCTGTGTTTTTCCCGCGCATGATTCTTGGCCCGTTGAACACACTGCCCAATCGCTTGCAGCAAATCTCGCATGGCAATGGCGATTTGACCCAGCGTGTCGAGGTGCACAGCCGCGATGAACTCGGCAAGCTCGCCGAAGCCTTCGACGAATTTGTCGCCAAGCTTCTGCAAACTATCAGCCGTATCGTCAAGCACTCCAATGATTTAAGCGCGGCGGCCGGATCACTTTCCGGCATCACCTCGCGTACCGATACCTTGATTCATGATCAACACCAAGCGACCGAATTGGTCGCGACAGCCGTCAATGAGATGGCCGCAACGCTGAATCCATTCGCAGCATCGCCGAACAAAGTGCCGACGACGCCAAGGCCAGCGCCAATACCGGCCAATCCTTGCAGCAACTGGCGCAGGCCATGCACGTAG
- a CDS encoding peptidyl-prolyl cis-trans isomerase, with amino-acid sequence MPGLRINEAVIPAQSLQLLQHSSALGAVDEKTLRDSVIDNRLIAHWAESRLTAHALAHLDMEVENAVHEVLLGQLPTIEKPVTTVQPISAAELRQLLKTDLDKAFTLTAAQQQAVAKRVLVSIDEPESTAVQVSLLDVYMHETIQGLAELQAGNHRYLLERAQQLAERRWQQQQWQQRGMLSAEVLQGLQRLMRDHQLKQRWLLEQGLTGDPHHESEVAEQRWRQVSKAQIEQFYQQNRDQFRQVEQVSGGYFMLSSQQQADALFQQVQNGVGLDQLVQQQKLQRYTLEVSNDAGQKSLLQKLALIQKPGISRPFRAEQAWVMFDIKTREDRVLPLSDASVQHSCARAIALQQAQQEFEALRMRLRTEARISELRAGEGR; translated from the coding sequence ATGCCTGGCTTACGTATCAATGAAGCGGTGATTCCGGCGCAAAGCCTGCAGTTGTTGCAGCACAGTTCAGCGCTCGGCGCGGTCGATGAGAAAACGCTGCGCGATAGTGTGATCGACAATCGTTTGATTGCCCATTGGGCCGAGTCGCGGCTGACGGCGCATGCGCTCGCGCATCTCGATATGGAAGTCGAGAATGCGGTGCATGAAGTGCTGCTTGGGCAGTTGCCGACTATCGAGAAGCCGGTAACAACCGTGCAGCCAATCAGCGCCGCTGAACTGCGACAACTGCTGAAAACTGACCTCGATAAAGCCTTCACGTTGACCGCAGCGCAGCAACAAGCGGTGGCGAAGCGAGTGCTGGTGTCGATTGATGAGCCAGAATCAACAGCCGTGCAAGTCAGCTTGTTGGATGTATACATGCACGAAACCATTCAGGGGTTGGCTGAGCTGCAAGCCGGTAATCACCGTTATTTGCTCGAACGCGCGCAGCAACTCGCAGAGCGGCGTTGGCAACAACAACAGTGGCAACAGCGTGGCATGTTGAGTGCCGAAGTCTTGCAAGGTCTTCAGCGATTGATGCGCGACCACCAATTGAAGCAGCGCTGGCTACTGGAACAAGGCTTGACTGGTGATCCACATCATGAAAGTGAAGTTGCCGAGCAACGCTGGCGCCAGGTGTCGAAGGCGCAGATAGAACAGTTCTACCAACAGAATCGCGACCAGTTTCGGCAAGTCGAGCAGGTAAGCGGTGGTTATTTTATGTTGAGTTCGCAGCAACAGGCTGATGCGCTATTCCAACAAGTGCAAAATGGCGTTGGACTGGACCAGCTTGTTCAGCAGCAAAAGCTGCAAAGGTATACGCTGGAGGTCAGTAACGACGCAGGACAAAAATCCTTGTTGCAGAAACTGGCGCTGATACAAAAGCCGGGTATATCGCGTCCTTTTCGTGCTGAACAAGCCTGGGTGATGTTCGATATCAAGACGCGTGAAGACCGTGTATTGCCACTTAGCGATGCCAGCGTGCAACACAGTTGTGCCCGCGCGATTGCATTGCAGCAAGCGCAACAGGAATTTGAGGCATTACGCATGCGACTACGCACGGAAGCGCGCATCAGTGAGCTGCGTGCAGGAGAGGGCAGATGA
- a CDS encoding phospholipase C/P1 nuclease family protein, whose product MKNALMVFAPAFLLLGAEAHAWSQETHKRIVADALKFMNSSSATADMKRAAQFYTQAAGSQANAAEILGQAAYDVDDFRDTRLGGWWVGYEYAPVGNLASSLVNYTSYWHFLNLTRGSDVHGNDHGGYDYRYHTVDGSWSDVDWYAMVYLYNRDLKQEDYNTTEAHYRQGSYSNRDKHYADYQEMAFQPIDNLAKYWFDQFKQSPSLQTIGFSLHATGDAAQPHHVYVTSANNHGGWETWVRDYYDAENFGDMNAVANIVGQYNSQHDIRSLITQVAERAYQFPEPLYATDYATRKRVAKEMIPHAIATTVAVLTKGVNHVYGQGGQ is encoded by the coding sequence ATGAAAAACGCTTTGATGGTGTTCGCGCCGGCATTTTTGCTGCTCGGTGCTGAAGCTCATGCCTGGTCACAGGAAACCCATAAACGCATCGTCGCCGATGCACTGAAATTCATGAACTCCAGCAGTGCAACGGCCGATATGAAGCGCGCCGCGCAATTTTATACTCAAGCTGCCGGCTCACAGGCCAATGCCGCTGAGATTCTCGGCCAAGCCGCTTACGATGTAGACGATTTTCGAGATACTCGTCTTGGCGGCTGGTGGGTTGGTTACGAGTATGCGCCTGTCGGCAATCTCGCCTCCTCGCTGGTCAATTACACCTCATATTGGCACTTCCTGAATCTGACCCGCGGAAGCGATGTGCACGGCAACGATCACGGTGGTTACGATTATCGCTATCACACCGTCGATGGTTCTTGGTCAGATGTCGATTGGTACGCAATGGTCTATTTGTATAACCGTGATCTGAAGCAGGAAGATTACAACACCACCGAAGCGCACTACCGCCAGGGCAGCTATTCGAATCGCGACAAGCACTACGCCGATTATCAGGAAATGGCGTTTCAGCCTATCGATAACCTGGCCAAGTACTGGTTCGATCAATTCAAGCAATCGCCGTCATTGCAGACGATCGGTTTCAGTCTGCACGCGACCGGCGATGCAGCGCAGCCGCATCATGTTTACGTGACCTCTGCGAACAATCACGGCGGCTGGGAAACCTGGGTCCGTGACTATTACGATGCGGAGAATTTTGGTGACATGAATGCGGTTGCCAATATCGTCGGTCAATATAACAGTCAGCACGATATTCGTAGCTTGATCACGCAAGTTGCAGAGCGCGCCTATCAATTTCCGGAGCCGCTGTATGCAACGGATTACGCGACTCGCAAACGCGTTGCCAAGGAAATGATTCCGCACGCGATCGCGACCACTGTTGCCGTTCTAACCAAGGGTGTGAATCATGTCTATGGCCAAGGCGGTCAGTAA
- a CDS encoding SEL1-like repeat protein, with amino-acid sequence MTPLYRSVSRLFFVGLLSASVSVFAESEHMGTWGYEVDRVHKQAEQLFESGDYRTSYATYQRLARVGDRYAMYRMAHAHEAGLGVDKSNVNAWVWAKLAADTKVPVFEQNQARIWQKLSESERAEAKELYKELSHDYSEMAIAYKAKKYTDKQLKNITGSRVGYVNPMLKILRDGSTVRGDEYYGEFKETSSELKEYIGKMGTVEVRDESNSVTPEAKENQSEAKEPKEESTSEGK; translated from the coding sequence ATGACACCACTCTACCGATCTGTTTCTCGCCTCTTCTTTGTTGGCTTGCTGTCGGCATCGGTTTCGGTATTCGCCGAATCCGAACATATGGGTACCTGGGGTTACGAAGTCGATCGTGTACATAAGCAGGCAGAACAACTTTTTGAGTCCGGTGACTACCGAACCTCTTACGCCACCTATCAGCGACTGGCGCGTGTTGGTGACCGCTACGCCATGTATCGGATGGCGCATGCACATGAGGCTGGCCTTGGCGTAGACAAGAGTAATGTCAATGCTTGGGTCTGGGCTAAACTGGCGGCTGACACCAAGGTTCCGGTTTTCGAGCAGAACCAGGCCCGCATTTGGCAGAAACTTTCAGAGTCGGAACGGGCAGAGGCCAAAGAGCTTTATAAAGAGCTCAGCCACGACTATTCAGAGATGGCCATTGCTTACAAGGCAAAGAAATACACCGACAAGCAACTGAAGAACATAACCGGCTCACGGGTCGGCTATGTAAACCCAATGTTGAAAATTCTGCGTGATGGCAGCACCGTTCGTGGTGATGAGTATTACGGAGAGTTCAAGGAAACCTCATCGGAACTCAAGGAATACATTGGTAAGATGGGTACCGTGGAGGTTCGAGATGAATCAAATAGCGTGACGCCGGAAGCGAAGGAAAATCAATCGGAGGCCAAAGAGCCAAAAGAAGAATCTACTTCTGAGGGAAAATGA
- a CDS encoding TonB-dependent receptor, translating to MIKRRCEFPLSLLSLCVAALLSPVATAAEQPDQDSTTEENQDRKGAEVITVTAQKRTERIQDVPITMNAYSERTVRNLGALNIKDLGAITPGMDADNLSVTQPRFEIRGIGTSDFGIGSDPAVAVYIDGVYVGRSGAAQMNFNDIQRVEILKGPQGTLFGRNAGAGAIHIISRLPRNENGGELRVTLGEYLRQTLEGAVNLSNNDDLHARFSFVDHKMDGYIDQVGSDTKLGLENSEGARFQLLWNASDDTDLIFRGEYESTDQDAVQGASTNPAIAPADPFGAYATDMDSNESRDLWGASLTLEHRMDNQQFTSITAYRTFDSNNFEEEDGSADPRFFLATNNVEDFEALSQEFRLTGSNDSFKWSLGAMYAKERARQTHNVHASTDVLDTFFLSDGGVPPTMIPSVPAGFGIGGFFYQQLNPLLMAGGLPNGWDDVAMMLGMPTGLAAATAYANINLGKPWLEQMHDRGDFESYAVYADATWSATEKLDITLGVRYTVDEKTFQVDSEYTNTLDLSGGVLSPGTILNCGGPAPGCMDFGGGNYAQVLIFDTPLVPLVAQPIPFGLIFVEQIPGIKNSEEWDAVTPRFVVDYEWSPNVMTFITAANGFKSGGFNSLGADIANNRLESVDPEDIWNYEFGLKSSWFDDRFQWNFSAYQYTYDDLQVLVLSGPSGAIPTYNIGNADAEGDGFETEFSWRVADQFRLHGNYSKLDSEYTRYDVNQFPGQTAANDLTGKEFSDQPDKWNLGFEYSTPLWNGDLLWYLNNTHVSSYISRNGIFDATVGGYDLMNTRVSYVPGHGGWEFAIAAQNLLDEEYLISLGGLGDAIGSPLTRRGKPRMVSVSFAAYF from the coding sequence GCGAAACCTCGGGGCGCTGAACATCAAGGATCTGGGTGCGATTACGCCCGGTATGGATGCTGACAACCTGTCGGTGACCCAGCCGCGATTCGAGATTCGTGGTATCGGCACCAGCGATTTTGGTATCGGTTCTGATCCGGCTGTCGCGGTTTATATCGATGGCGTCTATGTCGGTCGCAGCGGCGCCGCACAAATGAATTTCAACGACATTCAGCGCGTGGAAATTCTGAAAGGGCCACAGGGTACGCTGTTTGGTCGCAACGCCGGTGCGGGCGCCATTCATATCATCAGCCGGCTACCGCGCAACGAAAATGGCGGTGAGCTGCGGGTAACGCTAGGCGAGTATTTGCGCCAGACGCTGGAAGGTGCGGTCAACCTATCCAATAACGATGATTTGCATGCGCGCTTTTCGTTTGTCGATCACAAAATGGACGGCTACATAGATCAAGTCGGCAGCGATACCAAACTCGGTTTGGAAAACAGCGAAGGCGCGCGCTTTCAATTGCTGTGGAATGCCAGTGACGACACCGATCTGATATTCCGTGGCGAATACGAAAGCACCGATCAGGATGCCGTGCAGGGCGCCAGCACCAACCCGGCTATCGCGCCGGCCGACCCATTCGGTGCTTACGCTACCGATATGGACTCCAATGAAAGTCGCGACCTCTGGGGCGCCAGCCTGACCTTGGAACACCGGATGGATAATCAGCAATTCACGTCGATCACGGCTTATCGCACGTTCGATAGCAATAACTTTGAAGAAGAAGACGGCAGCGCTGACCCGCGCTTTTTCTTGGCGACCAATAACGTGGAAGATTTCGAAGCGCTGAGTCAGGAGTTTCGGCTGACAGGAAGCAACGACTCGTTCAAATGGTCGCTCGGCGCGATGTACGCGAAAGAAAGAGCCAGGCAAACGCACAATGTTCATGCCAGCACCGATGTGCTCGATACGTTTTTCTTGAGCGATGGCGGCGTGCCACCGACGATGATTCCTTCAGTGCCGGCCGGATTTGGCATTGGCGGATTTTTCTATCAGCAACTGAACCCGTTACTGATGGCCGGCGGTCTGCCGAATGGCTGGGATGATGTTGCAATGATGCTCGGTATGCCGACCGGCCTAGCGGCGGCAACCGCTTATGCCAATATCAATCTTGGCAAACCCTGGCTGGAGCAAATGCATGACCGTGGTGATTTCGAAAGTTATGCGGTTTACGCCGATGCCACCTGGTCCGCAACAGAGAAACTCGATATCACCTTGGGTGTGCGCTATACCGTCGATGAGAAAACCTTCCAGGTTGATTCCGAGTACACCAATACGCTGGATTTAAGTGGCGGCGTATTGAGCCCGGGCACGATCTTGAACTGCGGCGGGCCGGCACCGGGCTGTATGGATTTCGGTGGCGGCAATTACGCGCAAGTGCTGATTTTCGATACGCCATTGGTGCCTCTGGTAGCGCAACCGATACCGTTCGGTTTGATTTTTGTCGAGCAGATCCCGGGCATCAAAAATAGCGAAGAATGGGATGCGGTCACCCCGCGTTTCGTTGTTGATTACGAATGGTCACCGAATGTCATGACCTTCATCACTGCCGCCAACGGTTTCAAGTCTGGTGGCTTCAATAGTCTCGGCGCTGACATTGCCAATAACCGTCTGGAATCGGTCGATCCAGAGGATATCTGGAACTACGAGTTCGGCTTGAAGTCGAGCTGGTTTGATGATCGTTTTCAATGGAATTTCTCTGCCTATCAATACACCTACGACGATCTGCAAGTGCTGGTGCTGAGTGGCCCATCAGGCGCCATTCCCACCTACAACATCGGCAATGCTGATGCCGAGGGTGATGGCTTCGAAACCGAGTTCAGTTGGCGCGTCGCTGACCAGTTCCGTTTGCATGGTAACTATTCGAAACTGGATAGCGAATACACTCGTTATGACGTCAATCAGTTTCCGGGACAAACCGCCGCCAATGATTTGACCGGCAAGGAGTTTTCCGACCAACCGGATAAATGGAACCTCGGATTCGAATACAGCACGCCGTTATGGAATGGTGATTTGCTCTGGTATCTGAACAATACCCACGTCTCGTCATACATCAGCCGCAACGGCATTTTCGACGCGACCGTTGGTGGTTATGACCTGATGAACACACGCGTCAGTTACGTGCCCGGTCACGGTGGCTGGGAGTTTGCCATTGCTGCGCAAAACTTGCTTGATGAGGAATACTTGATCAGCTTGGGCGGCCTCGGTGATGCCATTGGCTCACCGCTGACACGGCGCGGTAAGCCGCGGATGGTCAGCGTCAGCTTTGCTGCGTATTTCTGA